One genomic region from Lusitaniella coriacea LEGE 07157 encodes:
- a CDS encoding GerMN domain-containing protein, with amino-acid sequence MQDIKDYFAQFGTLFSPSAATEAKVSPRRLTYLLAGSLIVSLSGCQFSTPNSLSVLSPDAQVATQLTNTKAQTESETEPTQKADVPVANAQIFFPDGNCETLVPEKIAVPVGTSLDSAIAKLMEKSVGNGLDVAGYRIDVDSANGLATVDFRLSPDSPRQFISLSQCEQFALFGSLRKTLTENSQWSVKDVRFTEQGQELTF; translated from the coding sequence ATGCAGGATATTAAAGATTATTTCGCACAATTCGGAACGTTATTTTCCCCATCAGCCGCAACAGAAGCCAAGGTTTCTCCTCGCCGTTTGACCTATCTCCTTGCGGGATCGCTAATTGTCAGTTTGAGCGGTTGCCAATTTTCGACTCCGAACAGTTTGTCAGTCCTCTCTCCTGATGCTCAAGTCGCAACGCAATTGACAAACACTAAAGCCCAGACTGAATCAGAAACCGAACCCACTCAGAAAGCGGATGTCCCCGTTGCGAACGCTCAAATATTTTTCCCCGATGGCAACTGCGAAACCCTCGTTCCCGAAAAAATTGCGGTTCCGGTGGGAACATCTCTCGATAGCGCGATCGCGAAATTGATGGAAAAATCCGTAGGAAATGGTTTGGATGTGGCGGGATATCGCATTGATGTCGATTCTGCCAACGGTTTAGCAACGGTTGATTTTCGCCTTTCTCCCGATAGTCCGCGTCAGTTTATTTCCCTTTCTCAGTGCGAGCAGTTTGCGCTATTTGGCAGTTTGCGCAAAACCCTAACGGAAAATTCCCAGTGGAGTGTGAAAGATGTGCGCTTTACCGAACAGGGACAGGAATTGACCTTTTAA
- the psaC gene encoding photosystem I iron-sulfur center protein PsaC — translation MSHSVKIYDTCIGCTQCVRACPLDVLEMVPWDGCKAAQIASSPRTEDCVGCKRCETACPTDFLSIRVYLGAETTRSMGLAY, via the coding sequence ATGTCCCATAGCGTCAAAATTTACGATACCTGTATTGGTTGCACCCAATGCGTTCGTGCTTGTCCTTTAGACGTATTAGAGATGGTTCCCTGGGATGGCTGTAAAGCTGCTCAGATTGCCTCTTCCCCGCGTACCGAAGATTGCGTGGGCTGCAAGCGTTGCGAAACGGCTTGCCCCACCGATTTCTTGAGCATTCGAGTCTATCTCGGTGCAGAAACAACCCGCAGTATGGGTTTAGCGTATTAA
- the iscB gene encoding RNA-guided endonuclease IscB, with translation MSKVFVLDTNKQPLNPIHPGRARMLLSKGKAAVFRRYPFTLILKQEVLNPQIEPLRVKIDPGAKTTGLAFVNDNTGEVVWVAELQHRGFQIRNALTSRRQQRRSRRNRKTRYRQARFLNRTRPKRWLPPSLNSRVANILTWVKRLSALCQVAAISQELVRFDTQKMENAEIRGIGYQQGTLGSYEIREFLLEKWNRTCTYCGAKNTPLEIEHIQPRSKGGSNRISNLCLACTPCNQKKGNQDIKDFLRGQPDLLKGILTQAQRPLADAAAVNATRWNLYENLKETGLPVEVGTGGRTKYNRTLQGLKKTHYWDAACVGASTPEQLITSGVKPLLIVAKGHGTRQQCRTDKWGFPIRYCSRSKFHKGFQTGDIVKAVVTSGKKIGIYVGRVATRATGSFNISTSDGLVQGISHKYCAPIHKKDGYAYTS, from the coding sequence GTGAGTAAAGTTTTCGTTCTAGATACCAACAAACAGCCTCTCAATCCTATCCATCCGGGTCGGGCAAGAATGCTGTTATCTAAAGGAAAAGCTGCCGTGTTTCGGCGTTATCCCTTTACCCTAATACTCAAACAGGAGGTACTCAATCCCCAAATCGAGCCGCTTCGAGTCAAGATTGACCCAGGAGCAAAAACCACAGGACTCGCATTTGTCAACGACAATACGGGCGAAGTCGTCTGGGTAGCTGAATTACAGCATCGCGGGTTTCAGATTCGGAACGCTTTAACTTCACGTCGCCAACAACGACGCTCACGACGTAATCGCAAGACTCGTTACCGTCAAGCACGTTTTCTTAACCGCACCCGCCCCAAAAGATGGTTGCCACCGTCTTTAAACAGTCGAGTTGCCAACATTCTGACTTGGGTCAAACGCCTATCAGCACTGTGTCAAGTTGCTGCCATCTCTCAAGAGTTAGTCAGGTTTGACACTCAGAAGATGGAGAATGCTGAAATTAGGGGAATTGGCTATCAACAAGGGACTTTAGGGAGTTACGAGATACGTGAATTTCTACTGGAGAAATGGAATAGAACCTGTACCTACTGCGGTGCAAAAAATACCCCGCTTGAGATTGAACACATCCAACCTCGCTCAAAAGGAGGTTCTAATCGCATCAGCAACCTGTGTTTAGCCTGTACTCCCTGTAATCAGAAAAAAGGAAATCAAGACATCAAAGACTTCCTTAGAGGTCAGCCTGACCTGCTCAAAGGAATCTTGACACAAGCTCAAAGACCGTTGGCTGATGCAGCAGCCGTCAATGCAACCCGATGGAATTTGTACGAAAACCTCAAAGAGACTGGCTTACCTGTAGAGGTTGGCACGGGTGGGCGTACCAAGTACAACCGAACCCTTCAAGGATTGAAGAAGACTCACTATTGGGATGCAGCTTGCGTTGGAGCTTCGACACCCGAACAGTTAATCACATCAGGAGTTAAGCCTTTACTAATTGTTGCGAAGGGTCACGGAACCCGTCAACAATGCCGCACGGACAAATGGGGATTTCCGATTCGTTATTGCTCTAGAAGCAAATTCCACAAAGGTTTTCAGACGGGTGATATTGTTAAAGCTGTTGTCACTTCTGGGAAGAAGATTGGAATCTATGTTGGACGAGTGGCTACTCGCGCTACGGGAAGTTTCAATATTTCGACATCGGATGGGCTGGTTCAAGGAATCAGCCACAAGTACTGCGCACCTATTCATAAAAAGGATGGCTATGCATATACGAGCTAA
- a CDS encoding aspartate carbamoyltransferase catalytic subunit has product MPKTITWTRRHILSLVDFMPDEYNTILQTAASFREVLSRRTKKVPALQGQVVANLFFEPSTRTRSSFELAAKRLSADILNFAPGTSSLTKGETILDTAKTYLAMGADILVVRHQAAGVPLAIAQEMDRLQSGTSILNAGDGQHEHPSQALLDLFTLCSLLNPNNPTLEQLKGKKIAIVGDILHSRVARSNIWSLTAAGAQVHLAAPPTLLPKLFLDTLPDAPNGKLFIHWNLATALEGADFVMTLRLQKERMAQNLLPSLREYHQQYGITRDRLKPCQPDVKILHPGPANRGVEISSDLMDDPNLSLISQQVTNGVAVRMALLYLLGYSKANEYN; this is encoded by the coding sequence ATGCCTAAAACAATCACCTGGACGCGCCGCCACATCCTCTCTCTCGTCGATTTCATGCCCGACGAATACAACACCATTCTTCAAACCGCAGCAAGCTTCCGCGAAGTCCTCTCGCGCCGCACGAAGAAAGTTCCCGCACTCCAAGGACAAGTTGTTGCCAATTTATTTTTTGAGCCGTCAACGCGCACGCGCAGCAGTTTTGAGCTAGCAGCCAAGCGACTCTCCGCAGATATCCTCAATTTTGCCCCCGGAACCTCTTCCTTAACCAAAGGAGAAACCATTTTAGACACCGCCAAAACCTACTTGGCAATGGGCGCGGATATCCTGGTGGTGCGCCATCAAGCGGCTGGCGTTCCCCTCGCGATCGCGCAGGAGATGGATCGCCTTCAATCGGGAACCAGCATTCTAAACGCCGGAGATGGACAGCACGAACACCCTTCCCAAGCCTTACTCGATCTTTTTACCCTCTGTTCGCTGCTCAATCCCAACAACCCCACCCTCGAACAATTAAAAGGGAAAAAAATTGCTATTGTTGGAGATATTTTGCACTCGCGAGTCGCCCGTTCTAATATTTGGAGCTTAACCGCAGCCGGGGCGCAAGTGCATTTAGCCGCGCCGCCAACCCTACTCCCCAAGCTCTTTCTCGACACCCTTCCCGACGCGCCGAACGGCAAACTATTCATTCATTGGAACCTCGCTACTGCCCTTGAAGGAGCCGATTTTGTGATGACTTTGCGCTTGCAAAAAGAACGGATGGCGCAAAACCTATTGCCCAGTTTGCGGGAATATCACCAACAGTATGGGATTACGCGCGATCGGCTCAAACCCTGCCAGCCGGATGTCAAGATTCTGCATCCCGGCCCTGCCAATCGCGGTGTAGAAATTAGTTCCGATCTCATGGACGATCCCAACTTGAGTTTAATTTCCCAGCAGGTGACCAATGGAGTCGCGGTGCGGATGGCACTATTATATTTGTTGGGTTATAGCAAAGCGAACGAGTACAACTAA
- a CDS encoding lipid-A-disaccharide synthase-related protein: MKVLCLSNGHGEDAIAVRILEALQQEAPTLELAALPIVGEGRAYEKLNIPIIGAVKQMPSGGFIYMESKQLWRDVRGGLLRLTWEQYKAIRCWVKSSKDGALVLAVGDLVPLLFAWLSGASYAFVGTAKSEYYLRDEQGWLSPKTRKEGWAGSVYYPWERWLMSRKRCKGVFPRDTLTSKVLQRWSIPVFDLGNPMMDGIQTVVTNCQETDEQEEIRALTFVLLPGSRVPEAYENWRQILQATPLLMQRFKGRSPLFLGAIAPTLDLDPLEKSLGEMGWKPQPRNPLTLPINDPNALVFTQDRATLVLTQSTYSDCLQAADFAIAMTGTATEQFVGLGKPAIALPGKGPQCTYAFVEAQSRHLGPSLILAPQPQNVASIVDSLLGDPDRLQLIAANGKQRMGQPGAARKIARCLLEVSGTC, from the coding sequence ATGAAGGTACTTTGTTTGAGCAACGGTCATGGAGAGGACGCGATCGCGGTGCGGATTTTAGAAGCCTTGCAGCAGGAAGCACCGACACTAGAACTCGCCGCATTACCCATTGTCGGGGAAGGACGCGCTTACGAAAAACTCAATATCCCCATCATTGGTGCGGTAAAACAAATGCCCTCTGGCGGTTTCATTTATATGGAAAGTAAGCAGTTGTGGCGAGATGTTCGAGGGGGATTGCTGCGATTGACCTGGGAGCAATATAAAGCAATTCGCTGTTGGGTCAAATCCTCGAAGGATGGCGCTTTGGTTCTCGCGGTTGGCGATTTGGTTCCCCTTTTATTTGCCTGGTTAAGCGGCGCGTCCTATGCGTTTGTGGGGACGGCAAAATCGGAATATTATTTACGGGACGAGCAGGGATGGTTATCGCCAAAAACCCGTAAGGAAGGCTGGGCGGGTTCGGTGTATTATCCTTGGGAGCGCTGGTTGATGAGTCGCAAGCGTTGCAAGGGGGTTTTTCCGAGAGATACGCTGACGAGTAAAGTGTTACAGCGCTGGTCGATTCCGGTTTTCGATCTGGGAAATCCGATGATGGACGGGATTCAAACGGTCGTTACGAATTGCCAAGAAACAGACGAACAAGAAGAGATAAGAGCGCTAACCTTTGTTCTGCTTCCGGGTTCGAGAGTGCCGGAAGCCTATGAAAATTGGCGACAAATTCTCCAGGCAACTCCCCTTTTAATGCAGCGCTTCAAAGGGCGTTCCCCGCTTTTTCTCGGCGCGATCGCGCCCACTTTGGATCTCGACCCTTTGGAAAAAAGTCTCGGTGAAATGGGCTGGAAACCCCAACCTAGAAACCCTTTAACACTCCCCATAAACGATCCCAATGCCCTCGTTTTCACCCAAGATCGCGCCACCTTAGTTTTGACCCAAAGTACCTATAGCGACTGTTTGCAGGCGGCGGATTTCGCGATCGCGATGACAGGAACTGCAACGGAACAATTTGTGGGATTGGGAAAACCCGCGATCGCGCTACCCGGAAAAGGACCCCAATGCACCTATGCTTTTGTTGAGGCGCAATCTCGCCATCTGGGACCTTCTCTCATCCTCGCACCGCAACCACAAAATGTTGCATCGATTGTTGACTCGCTCCTGGGCGATCCCGACAGACTGCAACTGATTGCGGCTAATGGCAAGCAACGCATGGGTCAACCCGGTGCAGCGAGGAAGATTGCCCGATGTTTGCTCGAAGTGTCAGGAACTTGTTAA
- a CDS encoding glucokinase has protein sequence MSILLAGDIGGTKTILRLVDSESPEAAGTLPQQKTLHEETYASQDFSDLVPMVREFLATASGLGGGEFNPEKACFGIAGPVTENTSKLTNLNWILETSRLERELEIPQVQLINDFAAIGYGILGLSPRDKANLQEGKPQENAPIAVIGAGTGLGQAFLLPFPDGYRVFATEGGHADFAPRSALEFQLLEHIKKCDGRDRVSAERVISGQGIVAIYRFLRDRAPEDESPALTEAFTQWNQENSQIDLAAKISQVALEKSDPLCTQAMQCFVRAYGAEAGNLALKLLPYNGLYITGGIAPKILPLLQQEDFVEAFCAKGRVRNLLESIPVRVVLNPKVGLIGAALYAAR, from the coding sequence ATGAGTATTCTCCTGGCTGGAGACATTGGCGGCACAAAAACAATCCTGCGCTTGGTTGATTCCGAATCCCCAGAGGCGGCGGGAACGCTCCCCCAACAAAAAACGTTGCACGAGGAAACTTACGCCAGTCAGGATTTTTCCGATTTGGTGCCGATGGTTCGCGAATTTCTGGCAACTGCTTCTGGGTTAGGGGGAGGCGAATTCAATCCTGAAAAAGCCTGTTTTGGCATTGCAGGGCCTGTCACGGAGAATACTTCAAAACTCACGAACCTCAATTGGATTTTAGAGACTTCCCGCTTGGAGAGGGAATTGGAGATTCCCCAAGTGCAACTGATCAACGACTTCGCGGCGATTGGGTATGGCATTTTGGGGTTGTCCCCACGGGATAAGGCAAACTTGCAGGAGGGCAAACCGCAAGAAAATGCGCCTATTGCCGTCATTGGTGCGGGAACGGGTTTGGGGCAAGCCTTTTTGCTCCCCTTTCCCGATGGGTATCGCGTTTTTGCGACGGAGGGGGGACACGCAGACTTTGCACCCCGTTCTGCGCTGGAGTTTCAGCTTTTGGAACATATCAAAAAATGCGATGGACGCGATCGCGTGTCAGCAGAACGGGTGATTTCCGGTCAAGGTATTGTAGCGATTTATCGGTTTTTGCGCGATCGCGCCCCCGAAGACGAATCCCCCGCCCTCACTGAAGCGTTTACCCAATGGAATCAGGAAAATTCCCAAATCGATCTCGCTGCTAAAATTTCCCAAGTTGCCCTAGAAAAATCAGATCCTTTGTGTACTCAAGCAATGCAGTGTTTTGTTCGTGCTTACGGTGCGGAAGCGGGAAATCTCGCCCTCAAACTCTTACCCTATAACGGACTCTATATTACGGGAGGAATTGCCCCGAAAATTTTGCCTCTGCTGCAACAGGAGGATTTTGTTGAAGCGTTTTGCGCTAAAGGACGAGTGCGAAATCTCCTCGAATCTATTCCCGTTCGAGTGGTTCTCAATCCGAAAGTGGGACTCATCGGGGCAGCTTTGTACGCCGCGCGTTAG
- a CDS encoding Rho termination factor N-terminal domain-containing protein, whose translation MKQEIGKLLHIYLDEIITEDPIETHEFLIDGAAKAINEAGGRNWIPLIVRQTEAEEFKVVANGFIFAAAEEAGIEKVWCIIADDSEKTQHSAKILAQEKTPSINLAKASRDEIKMAIDYLTRRSVNPLKGVKTATATERIDSAPRKYWKESLMDVTKLKCGITRGAKLKIFKEVFYTTPEPLPDVITDVALLNTFTTSDLKKMAKKRGFSGYSKFKKSDLVKLLSTNES comes from the coding sequence ATGAAACAAGAAATTGGTAAGTTATTACACATCTACCTTGATGAAATCATCACCGAAGATCCGATAGAAACCCACGAATTTCTAATCGATGGCGCAGCAAAAGCAATTAATGAAGCAGGCGGTCGTAATTGGATTCCTTTGATTGTCAGACAAACCGAGGCTGAAGAATTTAAAGTAGTTGCAAATGGGTTTATTTTCGCGGCGGCGGAAGAAGCAGGAATAGAGAAAGTATGGTGCATTATTGCTGATGACTCGGAAAAAACTCAGCACTCTGCGAAAATTTTAGCTCAAGAAAAAACGCCAAGCATCAACTTAGCAAAAGCCAGTCGAGACGAAATAAAAATGGCAATTGATTATCTCACTCGTCGTTCGGTCAATCCTCTCAAAGGGGTTAAAACAGCGACAGCAACGGAGAGAATTGATAGCGCCCCTCGAAAGTACTGGAAAGAAAGTTTAATGGATGTTACAAAGCTGAAATGTGGCATCACTAGAGGAGCGAAGTTAAAGATATTCAAGGAAGTTTTTTATACAACGCCAGAGCCTCTGCCCGATGTGATTACAGATGTAGCCTTGCTCAATACTTTTACCACCAGCGATCTGAAGAAGATGGCAAAGAAACGGGGATTTTCTGGATACAGCAAGTTCAAAAAAAGCGATTTGGTTAAACTACTCAGTACGAATGAGAGTTAA
- a CDS encoding class I SAM-dependent methyltransferase, whose amino-acid sequence MTKKTIGLDDRLYQYLHKISLREPEILQKLRDETEELPMSVMQVSPEQGQFMGFLVRLMGAKKTLDIGVFTGYSSLAVALALPPGGKVVGCDTSEEYTAIARRYWQDAGVEDKVDLYLAPALETLDRLIEEGQGGTFDFAFIDADKNNYGNYFDRALELLRPGGLIAVDNVLWSGKVAEPDEQDNLTTAIRNFNQRVYSDERVDISLVPIADGLTLALKR is encoded by the coding sequence ATGACAAAGAAAACGATTGGACTTGACGATCGACTGTATCAATATCTGCACAAGATTTCGCTGCGGGAACCGGAGATTTTGCAAAAATTGCGAGATGAAACGGAAGAACTGCCGATGTCAGTGATGCAAGTGTCCCCGGAACAGGGACAGTTTATGGGGTTTTTGGTGCGGTTGATGGGGGCGAAAAAAACGCTGGATATTGGGGTGTTTACGGGGTATAGTTCTCTGGCGGTGGCTTTGGCGCTGCCGCCTGGGGGTAAAGTGGTTGGGTGCGATACGAGTGAGGAATATACTGCGATCGCGCGCCGTTATTGGCAGGATGCGGGAGTTGAGGATAAGGTGGATCTCTATCTTGCTCCAGCGTTGGAAACGTTAGATCGACTGATTGAGGAAGGACAAGGGGGAACTTTCGATTTTGCGTTTATCGATGCGGATAAAAATAACTACGGGAATTATTTCGATCGCGCGCTAGAGTTATTGCGTCCGGGGGGATTGATTGCGGTGGATAATGTGTTGTGGTCGGGGAAAGTTGCAGAACCCGACGAACAGGACAACCTGACGACTGCAATTCGTAATTTCAATCAACGGGTGTATTCCGACGAACGGGTGGATATTAGTTTGGTTCCCATTGCGGATGGCTTGACGCTGGCACTGAAGCGTTGA
- a CDS encoding ParA family protein — protein sequence MADSDLKKAWLSLSTDANEPEIATKLMCGAILPFFGFEIDEICQAYSTGRGSDAVDMAVRRNTPDDNFSHTKQGAYLIIELKKRNLNISSQTTPYNNAVQQVKRYLLPSAVNCGSAKWAILTNANNIQLFRRHGRVVYPFTQNLALTAENIDEKIALLKKYIENEERALSVTLYNNKGGVGKTTTTINLAGILSLPSPVGFNKKVLVVDFDPNQKDLTDLLEVKPSSLSLFDFFQDHKNQNIQDVISKYRLQVKSDVEYGFDIIPADEKFLTGDISQQKAGILRQSLIQLKNEYDYILIDFPPGMSDFTKEAIVAGDVILMPSKHNGIASFKNAAMAMRTTFPELGESRREFHKELANPTPLPIFFNGEQITPTGKEKAQKAIESIIKQAKRQHKVDLLHFFFPKYKPSNKNLDIFELPSYAHIASAAFSSRPAVFSSKKAREYYRHLVKEYFL from the coding sequence ATGGCAGACTCAGACCTCAAAAAAGCATGGTTGTCCTTATCTACCGATGCAAACGAACCAGAAATAGCTACTAAATTGATGTGCGGAGCCATCTTACCTTTTTTCGGTTTTGAGATAGACGAGATTTGTCAGGCATATTCAACAGGGAGAGGCAGTGATGCTGTTGATATGGCAGTCCGGAGAAATACGCCTGATGATAATTTCTCCCACACAAAACAGGGTGCTTATTTAATTATTGAACTCAAAAAAAGAAATCTTAATATCAGTTCGCAAACAACGCCTTATAACAATGCAGTTCAACAAGTCAAAAGATATCTTCTCCCCTCTGCTGTCAATTGTGGAAGTGCAAAATGGGCTATACTGACCAACGCAAACAATATTCAACTTTTTCGGAGGCACGGTCGTGTTGTTTACCCCTTCACTCAAAATCTAGCATTAACGGCAGAAAACATTGATGAGAAAATTGCCCTTCTCAAGAAATATATTGAAAATGAGGAGCGAGCTTTATCCGTTACCCTCTACAATAATAAGGGCGGCGTTGGTAAAACGACGACGACAATAAACCTAGCTGGTATCCTCTCTTTACCCTCTCCTGTTGGATTCAACAAAAAAGTCTTAGTTGTTGATTTCGATCCCAACCAAAAAGACCTAACAGACCTTCTTGAAGTCAAACCTAGCTCATTGAGCTTATTTGATTTTTTCCAAGATCATAAAAACCAAAACATTCAAGATGTTATTTCCAAGTATCGATTACAAGTCAAGAGTGATGTGGAGTATGGGTTTGACATTATTCCTGCCGATGAGAAATTTCTAACAGGTGATATTTCTCAGCAAAAAGCAGGAATTCTTCGACAGTCTTTAATACAACTCAAGAATGAATATGACTATATTTTGATTGATTTTCCCCCCGGCATGAGCGATTTTACCAAGGAAGCAATCGTCGCTGGAGATGTAATTTTAATGCCATCAAAACACAATGGAATCGCTTCGTTTAAAAATGCAGCGATGGCAATGAGAACAACATTCCCAGAACTGGGTGAATCTCGTCGCGAGTTTCATAAAGAACTCGCCAACCCAACCCCACTACCCATCTTTTTCAACGGGGAGCAAATAACTCCTACAGGAAAAGAAAAAGCACAAAAAGCCATTGAATCAATCATTAAACAAGCGAAAAGACAACATAAAGTCGATTTGTTGCACTTTTTCTTTCCAAAATATAAGCCATCAAATAAAAATTTAGATATTTTTGAGTTGCCGAGCTATGCTCATATTGCCTCCGCCGCATTTTCCAGCCGTCCGGCTGTCTTTAGCAGTAAAAAGGCACGCGAATATTATCGTCATCTAGTGAAGGAATACTTTCTGTAA
- a CDS encoding TrkH family potassium uptake protein, whose amino-acid sequence MTVARTICLGFLAVITVGTLFLMMPFATSNGNWNDPIVALFTATSAVCVTGLAVVDTGTDFSFWGQLTILILIQIGGLGYMTISTFLILILGRRFDLRQKMAIQESFDRPLLQGSQNLIRSILSMTLIFEIAGIFLLLSVFIPQYGWNFGLWSAIFHSISAWNNAGFSLFSDSVVQYQSSFLVNLVIPGLIIFGGIGYQVIIELYLWFVSILKRDRRKYLFSLNFKVVTSTTLFLLILGTIAFFFTELRNPNTLASLSFQDKLLAAWFQSATTRTAGFNTIDLGGMTAAAIFITMGFMLIGASPSGTGGGIKTTTIRIIAQSTYSILRGKEEVVLYSRTVPSSLILKAIAVVFGSVTTIVIATILIALTDTDFDFIQIFFEVVSAFATVGLSLGITASLSAAGKLVLIPVMYIGRVGVLLFMATILGESRPSVIKYPEENLLVG is encoded by the coding sequence ATGACCGTTGCTCGTACAATTTGCTTGGGTTTTTTAGCAGTAATTACTGTAGGAACTTTATTCTTAATGATGCCCTTTGCGACTAGCAATGGAAACTGGAACGATCCGATAGTTGCACTCTTTACTGCAACTTCTGCCGTTTGCGTCACAGGACTTGCTGTTGTTGATACCGGCACGGATTTTTCTTTTTGGGGTCAACTAACCATCTTGATCCTAATTCAGATTGGTGGCTTGGGCTATATGACCATCAGTACCTTTTTGATCTTGATTTTAGGGCGTAGATTCGATCTCAGACAAAAAATGGCAATTCAAGAGTCCTTCGATCGTCCTTTGCTGCAAGGAAGTCAAAACTTAATTCGCTCAATTTTGAGCATGACGCTGATTTTTGAAATTGCAGGTATTTTTCTATTACTTTCCGTTTTCATTCCTCAATATGGATGGAACTTTGGACTGTGGTCTGCCATTTTTCATAGCATCAGCGCTTGGAACAATGCCGGATTTAGCTTGTTTTCTGATAGCGTAGTTCAATATCAATCATCCTTTCTCGTGAACCTAGTCATTCCAGGACTCATTATTTTTGGAGGGATTGGCTATCAGGTTATTATCGAACTTTATCTTTGGTTCGTCAGTATTTTAAAAAGAGATCGCAGAAAGTATCTTTTTTCTTTGAATTTCAAAGTTGTCACAAGCACCACTCTATTTTTATTGATCCTAGGGACAATCGCTTTCTTTTTCACAGAACTCAGAAATCCTAACACTCTGGCGAGCCTCAGTTTTCAAGATAAGCTATTAGCAGCTTGGTTTCAGTCAGCAACCACTAGAACTGCTGGATTCAATACTATTGATTTAGGAGGAATGACGGCTGCGGCAATCTTCATTACAATGGGATTTATGTTAATTGGTGCGAGTCCTAGTGGAACGGGGGGTGGAATCAAAACCACAACTATCCGAATTATTGCCCAATCAACTTACTCCATTTTACGGGGCAAAGAGGAGGTTGTTCTTTACAGCCGTACTGTTCCCAGTTCTCTGATTTTAAAAGCAATTGCTGTGGTTTTTGGCTCGGTGACCACGATTGTCATTGCGACAATTCTCATTGCTCTAACCGATACTGATTTCGACTTTATTCAAATCTTTTTTGAGGTTGTTTCTGCCTTTGCAACAGTCGGACTTTCTCTTGGAATTACAGCAAGCCTTTCAGCCGCAGGAAAGCTTGTCTTAATTCCTGTAATGTATATTGGGCGAGTTGGGGTTTTACTGTTTATGGCAACGATTTTAGGGGAATCTCGTCCGAGCGTCATCAAATATCCAGAAGAAAACTTATTGGTGGGATAA